The following proteins are co-located in the Castor canadensis chromosome 5, mCasCan1.hap1v2, whole genome shotgun sequence genome:
- the Arl14 gene encoding ADP-ribosylation factor-like protein 14 yields MKHILSSFLNIFMHNLERTHCLWPEEKVFQKEKKPKMGLLSSKNPKVNQAHILLLGLDSAGKSTLLYKLKLNKDATTTPTIGFNVEMMELENRLSLVVWDVGGQEKMRSVWSDYCENADGLVYVVDSTDTQRLEVSRKEFKNILKNEHIQNVPVVVLANKQDVPGALSAEDITRMFKVKKLCSDRNWYVQPCCAITGDGLTEGFRKLTGFVKSHMKSRDTLTFFKQK; encoded by the coding sequence ATGAAGcacattctctcttctttcctaaaCATTTTCATGCACAACCTGGAAAGGACACATTGTCTCTGGCCAGAAGAAAAggtctttcaaaaagaaaaaaagcctaaGATGGGCCTGCTGAGCTCCAAAAACCCCAAAGTCAATCAGGCCCATATTCTTCTTCTGGGACTTGACTCTGCTGGGAAGTCTACTCTCCTCTATAAGTTAAAACTCAATAAGGATGCTACAACCACCCCAACAATAGGCTTCAACGTGGAGatgatggagctggagaacagacTTTCGCTCGTGGTCTGGGATGTTGGAGGACAGGAGAAGATGAGAAGTGTTTGGAGCGATTACTGTGAGAATGCAGACGGGTTGGTGTATGTTGTGGACAGTACAGACACACAGCGACTGGAAGTCTCCCGGAAAGAGTTCAAGAACATTTTGAAGAATGAACACATCCAAAATGTGCCTGTGGTTGTATTAGCCAACAAACAAGATGTGCCTGGGGCCTTGAGTGCCGAGGATATCACCAGAATGTTCAAAGTGAAGAAACTCTGCAGTGACCGCAACTGGTATGTGCAACCCTGCTGTGCCATCACGGGTGATGGGCTGACCGAAGGATTCAGGAAATTAACTGGATTTGTGAAAAGTCACATGAAATCGAGAGACACTTTAACGTTCTTCAAGCAGAAGTGA